In the genome of Chitinispirillales bacterium ANBcel5, one region contains:
- the murJ gene encoding murein biosynthesis integral membrane protein MurJ gives MKSTQHKEEKEKTPSIKKSLSIATAIMMGSVFLSRITGLVREMVLARYGGTGYQMDAYVTSFLIPEILNHFLAGGFLSVTFIPIFQKYLVKKDNVGAWKTFSNLFSCGSVLFLILIPITIIFTPQLLSFQLASNGNPQTAQLTVRLTRIILPAQLLFYWGAFFMAVQYAHNRYFLPALSPLCYNLGIIAGGVFLQPHLGIEGFAWGVLGGAFIGNVVIQLPGAIKCGLRYRPLFKPLDPEFINYVKKTIPLVLGLGMAFSNEIFFRFFGSFLDDGATASVNFALRTMMFIVALFGQASGVAFYPYLTRLAAEKAYNKMADLLNKVLKNVALYLIPLSALMIVLSPQIITILFERGNFTAQSTSQVAPVLSIYLVGAFGYSASFIISRSFYALQNTILPMAVSTTVAVISIPLYIAFSTHLGAQGLALAATTAMFLQFGFLYFFWLKRFGGYSKIGAALRTLLKICFATLGGVVLSVLILRFFPEIQFIESRTFESLLIATVVTIPSITAVFIFYELLGLQNLRDSVTGFLKRK, from the coding sequence ATGAAATCCACCCAACACAAAGAAGAAAAAGAGAAAACACCCTCTATTAAGAAATCACTCTCTATTGCAACTGCAATTATGATGGGATCTGTTTTTCTGAGCAGAATAACGGGGCTTGTCCGGGAGATGGTACTGGCAAGATATGGTGGAACCGGGTATCAGATGGATGCCTATGTTACATCATTTTTGATACCAGAGATATTAAATCACTTTTTAGCAGGTGGATTTCTTTCTGTTACCTTTATACCAATTTTTCAAAAGTATCTGGTTAAAAAGGACAATGTGGGTGCCTGGAAAACGTTTTCCAACCTCTTTAGCTGTGGTTCTGTTCTTTTTCTTATCCTTATACCTATTACTATAATCTTTACTCCACAACTGCTATCATTTCAACTTGCAAGTAACGGCAATCCCCAAACCGCCCAACTTACGGTACGTCTAACGCGAATTATATTACCGGCACAGCTGCTATTTTACTGGGGAGCATTTTTCATGGCTGTCCAGTATGCTCATAACCGTTACTTTCTTCCTGCCCTCTCGCCCTTATGTTACAATTTAGGTATTATTGCAGGTGGTGTTTTCCTTCAGCCCCATCTTGGTATCGAGGGGTTTGCGTGGGGGGTACTGGGAGGCGCATTTATTGGAAATGTAGTGATTCAACTGCCGGGAGCAATCAAATGTGGGCTTAGGTACCGACCATTATTCAAACCACTGGATCCTGAATTCATTAACTATGTTAAAAAGACTATCCCCTTAGTCCTGGGGCTTGGGATGGCTTTTTCAAACGAGATATTCTTCAGATTTTTTGGCTCTTTTCTCGATGATGGTGCTACAGCCAGCGTAAATTTCGCTCTTCGTACAATGATGTTTATTGTCGCTCTCTTTGGACAGGCTTCGGGCGTTGCCTTCTATCCCTATCTAACTCGTTTGGCAGCAGAGAAGGCATACAACAAAATGGCGGATCTACTGAATAAGGTACTTAAAAATGTAGCGCTCTATCTTATTCCCCTTTCCGCATTAATGATCGTTCTATCACCACAGATTATTACCATTTTGTTTGAGCGTGGTAATTTTACCGCCCAATCGACCTCACAGGTTGCTCCTGTACTATCAATTTATTTGGTAGGGGCATTTGGTTACTCAGCCTCTTTTATCATCTCACGGTCCTTCTATGCTTTGCAGAATACGATTTTACCTATGGCTGTGAGCACCACTGTTGCTGTCATTAGCATACCGCTTTATATTGCTTTTAGTACCCACTTAGGAGCACAAGGGCTGGCACTCGCAGCAACAACTGCGATGTTTTTACAATTTGGATTTCTCTACTTTTTCTGGTTAAAAAGATTTGGTGGCTATTCAAAAATTGGAGCTGCTCTCAGGACTTTATTAAAGATCTGCTTTGCGACACTTGGTGGTGTTGTCCTCTCTGTTTTAATACTGCGATTTTTTCCGGAAATACAATTTATTGAATCCCGAACCTTTGAAAGTCTTCTCATAGCAACAGTTGTAACTATACCATCCATAACTGCTGTATTTATCTTTTATGAACTTCTTGGTCTTCAGAATTTACGCGACTCTGTAACCGGGTTCCTAAAGAGAAAATAG